Proteins from a single region of Ziziphus jujuba cultivar Dongzao chromosome 1, ASM3175591v1:
- the LOC132803332 gene encoding uncharacterized protein LOC132803332, whose translation MRLCSNLQVYIPVNNGGAHWLAACVDLKARYIDLYDPNMGNKYVQNRELNNAECLTYMLPYLLRDGGYYGKNPDVSPTLDPFTMTMIKDAPRQDNGGDCGVYALKFIEYMSSEENPSFGPQDIMFFRKKYAVDLYFNKLSM comes from the exons atgaggttatgttctaatttgcaggtgtacatccctgtcaacaatggaggcgcgcattggttggcagcatgtgtggacttgaaggcccggtatattgatttatacgatccaaatatgggaaataaatatgtccagaatagagagttgaacaatgcggaatgccttacgtatatgctgccttacctattgagggatgggggatattacgggaagaatccggacgtgtctcccactttagatccattcacgatgaccatgatcaaagatgcaccccgccaagataatgg gggtgattgtggcgtctacgctctgaaatttattgaatacatgagtagtgaggagaacccttcatttggtccgcaagacattatgttttttagaaaaaaatatgctgttgatttgtactttaataaactttcaatgtag
- the LOC112489921 gene encoding chaperone protein dnaJ 15-like → MEYSQLGIHSILSSVSGKVLSCLLSWTFILSGIFRLVDFVLLQVDKQNAHFFGVTINEQQAECGIVVRVTSNAQSKFKLLYFEQDVNGGYGLALQMDN, encoded by the exons atggagtacagccaactagggatacattccattctgtcatcagttagtggaaaggtgctttcatgtttgttatcatggactttcattctttctggaattttccgtttggttgattttgttttgttgcaggtggataagcaaaatgctcatttctttggtgttacaatcaacgagcaacaagccgagtgtggtattgtagtaagagttacttcaaatgcacaaagcaaatttaag ttactttatttcgagcaagatgtgaatggcggttatggtttggccctacag ATGGATAATTGA
- the LOC132800378 gene encoding uncharacterized protein LOC132800378, with amino-acid sequence MLLKVDKSLLMLSMYICRLYFIMAPKRNLRRQPKKGVKKVESKRRGGSTAAAPDSKRQRTTRQKSKSETESTKLRGHVPLSSPPSDMPIDAPKERMLQDADINKGRAHSFGNPIGVNKVITSVLTSEQLEKYRQTCFGHLLDMKNLRFSGQLVHHLLCRQVESNNPEVLEFNFGGSVVRFTKWEFALISGLKFCRYPSMYDMQISKGNELCRRLLDDRSDLKPPELERLFKDTLFVDDWDAVRIALLYFLVHGVLGMDPKVQIKKKFIDLVADLDVFNSYPWGILSYKETINSFHNAFQQRGRGRAVKNISQYYDLKGFPLVFQVR; translated from the exons atgttgttaaaggtagataaaagtttattaatgttgtcaatgtacatttgtaggttgtactttataatggcaccaaagaggaacttgcgacgtcaaccgaagaagggagttaagaaggtggaaagtaagagacgcggtggtagcacagcagcagcacccgactctaagcgtcaacgtactactaggcagaaatccaaatctgagacggaaagcaccaaacttcgagggcacgttccactttcctctcccccatctgatatg cccatcgatgctccaaaggaacggatgttgcaggatgccgatataaataaaggtagggcacattcattcgggaatccaataggggtgaacaaagtaattacaagtgtcctcacaagtgaacagctcgaaaagtatagacaaacatgttttggacacttacttgacatgaagaacctccggttctctggtcagttagtgcatcacctgctttgcagacaagttgagtccaacaatccagaagtactggagtttaacttcggcggatctgtagtgcggtttacgaagtgggaattcgcactcattagtgggttaaagttttgtaggtacccttcgatgtatgatatgcaaatttccaaaggaaatgagctgtgtaggaggttgctagatgacaggagtgacttgaaaccgcccgaactggaacgactattcaaggatacactttttgtggatgattgggatgctgttagaattgcgttactatatttcttagttcatggtgtactcggaatggatccgaaggttcaaataaaaaaaaaattcattgatttggttgctgatctcgacgtatttaattcctacccttggggcattctgagctacaaggagacgatcaactcattccacaatgcattccagcaacgaggacgaggacgtgcagtaaagaatatatcacagtattatgacctaaaaggttttccattggtgtttcaggtacggtaa
- the LOC107411070 gene encoding trans-resveratrol di-O-methyltransferase-like, whose protein sequence is MLNYISSMSLKCAVELGVPDIIHNHGRPIALPDLVTALEIHPSKTCFVYRVISLLVHSCFFAITVKEKKKQKQHMISPPYSRLLLKDKLPCLSPHILTLCPAFLTAWQFLGNWIKADKGTTPFEIAQGMTLWEYEDHNPAFNSLFKEAMASDSGMLNLAIRDCKPVFLGLGSLVDVEGGIGKVASIISKAFPQLKCTVLDLSHVVANLPDTENVKFIGGDMFHSNPPADALLLKLTLHAYSDEECLKILKKCREAIPSDGGKVIIIDTVINKEKEEHQVTEAKLFFDMLMMVVVTGRERSERDWEKLFLESG, encoded by the exons ATGTTAAACTACATAAGCTCCATGTCTCTCAAATGCGCAGTTGAGCTTGGCGTACCAGACATAATCCACAACCATGGCCGACCCATCGCTCTCCCTGATTTGGTCACAGCACTTGAGATTCACCCATCAAAAACTTGCTTCGTTTACAGGGTCATATCCCTCTTGGTACACTCCTGTTTCTTTGCT ATCACAgtaaaggagaagaagaagcagaagcagCATATGATCTCACCCCCTTATTCGAGGCTCCTCCTGAAAGATAAGCTCCCATGTCTGTCACCACATATTCTTACGCTTTGTCCTGCTTTTTTAACTGCATGGCAATTCTTGGGAAACTGGATTAAAGCGGACAAAGGAACTACTCCATTCGAGATTGCACAAGGAATGACGCTTTGGGAATATGAAGATCATAACCCAGCATTTAACAGTCTATTCAAAGAAGCAATGGCCAGTGATTCTGGGATGCTGAACTTGGCTATTAGAGACTGCAAACCTGTTTTCCTAGGCTTGGGTTCTTTGGTTGATGTAGAAGGAGGTATAGGAAAAGTTGCTAGTATCATCTCCAAGGCATTTCCTCAGTTGAAGTGCACAGTGCTTGATCTGTCCCATGTGGTTGCTAATTTGCCAGACACAGAGAACGTGAAGTTTATTGGAGGCGATATGTTTCACTCTAACCCTCCAGCTGATGCCCTTCTGCTTAAG TTGACTTTACACGCTTATAGTGACGAGGAATGTTTGAAGATTCTGAAGAAATGCAGAGAAGCAATTCCAAGCGATGGTGGAAAGGTTATTATCATAGATACAGTGATTAACAAGGAAAAGGAGGAGCACCAAGTGACTGAAGCAAAGCTGTTTTTTGACATGTTGATGATGGTTGTGGTTACTGGAAGAGAGAGAAGCGAGAGAGACTGGGAAAAGCTCTTCTTGGAGTCTGGTTGA
- the LOC107410431 gene encoding trans-resveratrol di-O-methyltransferase encodes MDLVEGSELFQAQSHLYKYMSSCTISMCLKCAVELGIPDIIHNHGRPIALPDLVTALEIHPSKTRFVYRLMSLLVHSGFFAATLPLDTNQEQGDHQKEEEAAYDLTPSSRLLLKDKLPCLSPFVLALLDPCLITPCLFMGKWFKGDRGTTPFESAHGMQFWEYADHNPAYNSLFNEAMACDSEMLNLVIKDCKPVFQGLGSLVDVGGGTGKFARIITETFPQLKCTVLDRPHVVANLPDTQNLKFIAGDMFQSIPSADALLLKLTLHSYSDEECLKILKKCREAIPSDGGKVIVIDIVINKNEDEHEVTETKLLIDVMRMSVATGRERSQRDWEKLFLGSGFSRYNIAPIFGLKSLIEVFP; translated from the exons atggaTCTCGTTGAGGGAAGCGAATTATTTCAAGCTCAATCCCACTTGTATAAGTACATGTCAAGCTGCACAATCTCCATGTGTCTCAAATGCGCAGTTGAGCTTGGCATACCAGATATAATCCACAACCATGGCCGACCCATCGCTCTCCCTGATTTGGTCACAGCACTGGAGATTCACCCATCAAAAACTAGGTTCGTTTACAGGCTCATGTCCCTCTTGGTACACTCCGGTTTCTTTGCTGCAACACTACCACTGGATACAAATCAAGAACAAGGAGATcaccaaaaagaagaagaagcagcatATGATCTCACCCCTTCTTCTAGGCTCCTCCTGAAAGATAAGCTCCCCTGCCTGTCGCCCTTTGTTCTTGCACTACTTGATCCTTGTTTGATTACTCCATGTCTATTCATGGGAAAATGGTTTAAAGGGGACAGAGGGACTACTCCATTTGAGAGTGCACACGGTATGCAATTTTGGGAATATGCAGACCACAATCCTGCATATAACAGCCTATTCAATGAAGCAATGGCCTGTGATTCTGAGATGTTGAACTTGGTTATTAAAGACTGCAAACCTGTTTTCCAAGGCTTGGGTTCGCTGGTTGATGTAGGAGGTGGTACAGGAAAATTTGCTAGGATCATCACCGAGACATTCCCTCAGTTGAAGTGCACAGTGCTTGATCGACCCCATGTGGTTGCTAATTTACCAGACACACAAAACTTGAAGTTTATTGCAGGTGATATGTTTCAGTCTATTCCTTCAGCTGATGCTCTTCTGCTTAAG TTGACTTTGCACTCGTATAGCGACGAGGAATGCTTGAAGATTCTGAAGAAATGCAGAGAAGCAATTCCAAGCGATGGAGGAAAGGTTATTGTTATAGATATAGTGATTAATAAGAATGAAGATGAGCACGAAGTGACTGAGACAAAGCTTTTGATCGACGTGATGAGGATGTCTGTAGCTACTGGAAGAGAGAGAAGCCAGAGAGATTGGGAAAAGCTTTTCTTGGGGTCTGGTTTCAGTCGCTACAACATAGCACCCATCTTTGGTTTAAAGTCTCTAATTGAGGTTTTTCCCTAA